In the genome of Thermoanaerobacterales bacterium, one region contains:
- the ytvI gene encoding sporulation integral membrane protein YtvI — protein sequence MSGVSPRLQRVVWTAAAVLLVAANAVLLARVAGFALPILAPFIVAALAALFLEPAVRFFHVRLRFPRFLAALTAILLTVGSLGLLVTLGILRLIAELGSLSNALPAYVAALRAFAEGLISRGIVFYGHLPPAVSDYVDNAVKAASQSVESGLATVVNGVLAGLGKLPGAFFIALIILLGTYFFSRDLQPMKELWLRWLPGTWGRDSLDVARQAFNAFRGYLRAQAVLVSISTAVAITGLVLIGSPYAVSLGLLTGFFDLIPVLGPSTVFVPWIVWSVLTGATGFAVKLGIVLGIILVLRQLLEAKVIAMSLGVHPLAVLAAMYIGLKTLGVLGLVIGPILLIIIQAAVKAYLKSRSGL from the coding sequence GTGAGCGGTGTTTCGCCGCGACTGCAGCGCGTGGTCTGGACGGCGGCGGCCGTATTACTGGTGGCCGCCAACGCCGTCCTGCTGGCCCGGGTGGCGGGATTCGCCCTGCCCATCCTGGCGCCCTTTATTGTTGCCGCTCTGGCGGCGCTGTTCCTAGAGCCGGCGGTACGCTTCTTCCATGTGCGCCTGAGGTTTCCGCGTTTCCTGGCGGCCCTGACGGCGATCCTACTTACGGTGGGCAGCCTGGGTTTGTTGGTGACATTGGGCATCCTGCGCCTGATCGCCGAACTCGGGAGCCTTTCCAATGCGCTGCCGGCCTATGTGGCTGCGCTGCGCGCCTTCGCGGAAGGCCTGATCAGCCGGGGGATAGTCTTCTACGGCCATCTGCCGCCCGCGGTGAGCGACTACGTTGACAACGCCGTTAAGGCGGCCAGCCAGAGCGTTGAATCGGGGCTGGCAACGGTCGTGAACGGTGTCTTGGCGGGCCTGGGCAAGCTCCCCGGCGCCTTTTTCATCGCCCTGATTATCCTGCTGGGCACCTATTTCTTCAGCCGGGACCTCCAGCCGATGAAGGAATTGTGGCTGCGGTGGCTCCCCGGTACCTGGGGCCGGGACAGCCTGGACGTCGCCCGGCAGGCTTTTAACGCTTTCCGGGGCTACCTGCGGGCGCAGGCGGTCCTGGTTTCGATCAGCACGGCCGTCGCCATAACCGGCCTGGTGCTGATCGGCTCGCCGTATGCGGTCAGCCTGGGTCTCCTGACGGGTTTCTTCGACCTTATCCCAGTGCTGGGGCCGAGCACAGTCTTTGTGCCCTGGATTGTATGGTCGGTTTTGACAGGGGCCACCGGCTTCGCGGTGAAACTGGGGATCGTCCTGGGAATCATCCTCGTGTTACGGCAACTCCTGGAGGCGAAGGTCATCGCGATGAGCCTCGGAGTGCACCCGCTGGCCGTCCTGGCGGCGATGTATATCGGCCTTAAAACCCTGGGGGTGCTCGGCCTGGTTATAGGACCGATCCTGTTGATTATCATCCAGGCCGCGGTGAAAGCCTACCTTAAATCACGTAGTGGACTATAA
- a CDS encoding phosphatidate cytidylyltransferase, whose product MRVLTALVGVPALLAVAWVGGPALLVLLAVLAVLAAEELCRLLRKDRPHRGLAFVGVLALLAGAYFLEGDFPGFLPAALLLLYLTAMVLFFPRFNGRSFCSTLVAAGYPALLAYLYVLRVRPDGWEWVLFTLLATWAFDTLGYFVGLTLGRVRITPGLSPKKSLEGLIGGLAGAVLVAYVFSLVTGAGPLALLLVLGFAVAVGAQVGDLAASAFKRFADVKDAGRLLPGHGGVLDRFDSLLFSAPLAYFLINLLGVKMP is encoded by the coding sequence ATGAGGGTGCTCACGGCTCTGGTCGGCGTACCGGCATTGCTCGCCGTCGCCTGGGTGGGCGGGCCGGCGCTCCTGGTCCTGCTGGCGGTGCTGGCAGTCCTGGCGGCCGAAGAGCTGTGCCGCCTGTTGCGCAAGGACCGCCCGCACAGGGGCCTTGCTTTTGTGGGAGTCTTAGCGCTTCTGGCCGGCGCATATTTTCTTGAAGGGGACTTTCCGGGCTTTCTACCGGCCGCATTGTTATTACTCTACCTGACGGCAATGGTCCTCTTTTTCCCGCGTTTTAACGGGCGGTCCTTCTGCTCCACGCTGGTCGCTGCGGGGTATCCCGCGCTGTTGGCCTACCTCTATGTCCTGCGCGTGCGGCCGGACGGGTGGGAATGGGTCCTATTCACGCTGCTTGCCACCTGGGCCTTTGATACTCTCGGCTACTTTGTGGGACTGACCCTTGGACGGGTGCGCATTACCCCGGGACTCTCGCCGAAGAAGAGCCTGGAGGGCCTGATAGGGGGGCTGGCGGGGGCGGTCCTGGTGGCCTATGTTTTCTCGCTGGTCACGGGGGCCGGGCCGCTCGCCCTGCTGCTTGTCCTGGGCTTCGCGGTCGCGGTCGGTGCGCAGGTCGGCGACCTGGCGGCCTCGGCCTTCAAGCGGTTCGCCGACGTTAAGGACGCCGGCCGGCTGCTTCCGGGCCACGGAGGGGTGCTTGACCGCTTTGACAGTTTACTTTTTTCGGCCCCCCTGGCCTATTTTCTAATTAACCTGCTGGGAGTGAAAATGCCGTGA